One genomic window of Centroberyx gerrardi isolate f3 chromosome 15, fCenGer3.hap1.cur.20231027, whole genome shotgun sequence includes the following:
- the cyp17a1 gene encoding steroid 17-alpha-hydroxylase/17,20 lyase: MAWFLCLFVFLAVGLALLLLQVKLRTSLRGPRGPPSLPALPFIGSLLSLRSSSPPHVLFQDLQVKYGQTYSLMMGSHSVIIVNQHAHAKEVLLKKGKVFAGRPRTVTTDVLTRDGKDIAFGDYSATWRFHRKIVHGALCMFGEGSASIEKIICREAQSLCVLLSEAASGGLPLDLSPELTRAVTNVICSLCFDSSYCRGDPEFEAMLRYSQGIVDTVAKDSLVDIFPWLQVFPNADLRLLKQCISIRDDLLQKKYDEHKADYSDHVQRDLLDALLRAKRSAENNNTAEIGGEPVGLSDDHLLMTVGDIFGAGVETTTTVLKWAVAYLIHHPQVQRRIQEELDSKVGGDRTPQLSDRGSLPYLEATIRELLRIRPVAPLLIPHVALSDTSIGDFAVRKGARVIINLWSLHHDEKEWKNPELFDPGRFLNKEGTGLVIPSPSYLPFGAGVRVCLGEALAKMELFLFLSWILQRFTLAVPPGEAPPSLEGKFGVVLQPARYRVNATPRPGWERDKPRSC, from the exons ATGGCTtggtttttgtgtctttttgtgtttttggcaGTCGGCCTGGCCTTGCTGCTGTTGCAGGTGAAGCTCAGGACGTCCCTGCGGGGCCCCCGGGGGCCTCCCAGCCTCCCGGCGCTGCCCTTCATTGGCAGTCTGCTGAGCCTGCGGAGCTCGAGCCCGCCACACGTGCTTTTCCAGGACCTGCAGGTGAAATATGGACAGACGTACTCTCTGATGATGGGCTCGCACAGCGTCATCATAGTCAACCAGCACGCGCACGCCAAAGAAGTCCTGCTGAAGAAGGGAAAAGTGTTTGCAGGAAGACCCAGAACT GTAACCACAGATGTGCTGACCAGAGATGGGAAAGACATTGCCTTTGGAGACTACAGTGCCACTTGGAGGTTCCACCGAAAAATAGTCCACGGAGCCCTGTGCATGTTTGGAGAGGGCTCGGCTTCCATCGAGAAAATCA tCTGTCGAGAGGCCCAGTCCCTGTGCGTCCTCCTGTCGGAGGCGGCGTCCGGCGGCCTGCCGCTGGATCTGTCTCCGGAACTGACCCGGGCCGTCACCAACGTCATCTGCTCGCTCTGCTTCGACTCCTCCTACTGCCGAGGAGACCCCGAGTTCGAGGCCATGCTGCGCTACAGCCAGGGCATCGTGGACACCGTGGCCAAGGACAGCCTGGTGGACATCTTCCCTTGGCTACAG gTCTTTCCCAACGCGGACCTGCGGCTCCTAAAGCAGTGCATTTCAATCAGGGACGATCTTCTGCAGAAGAAATACGACGAACACAAG GCAGACTACAGCGACCACGTCCAGAGAGACCTGCTGGACGCCCTGCTGAGGGCCAAGCGGAGCGCCGAGAACAACAACACGGCCGAGATCGGCGGCGAGCCGGTGGGCCTCAGCGACGACCACCTGCTCATGACGGTGGGCGACATCTTCGGAGCCGGCGTGGAAACCACCACCACCGTGCTCAAATGGGCCGTAGCCTACCTCATCCATCACCCACAG gtgcagaGGCGtatccaggaggagctggacagTAAGGTGGGGGGGGACCGGACCCCCCAGCTCAGTGACAGAGGCAGTCTGCCCTACCTGGAGGCGACCATCAGGGAGCTGTTACGCATCCGTCCTGTCGCCCCTCTGCTCATCCCCCATGTAGCGCTCAGTGACACCAG CATCGGGGACTTCGCGGTAAGGAAAGGAGCTCGGGTCATCATCAACCTGTGGTCTCTGCACCACGATGAGAAAGAATGGAAAAACCCGGAGCTCTTTGACCCTG GTCGGTTCCTGAACAAGGAGGGCACCGGCCTGGTCATCCCGTCGCCCAGCTACCTGCCGTTCGGCGCCGGGGTGAGGGTGTGCCTGGGGGAGGCCCTGGCCAAGATGGagctcttcctctttctgtcctgGATCCTGCAGCGCTTCACTCTGGCCGTGCCGCCGGGCGAGGCGCCGCCCAGCCTGGAGGGCAAGTTCGGCGTGGTCCTGCAGCCGGCCAGATACAGAGTGAACGCCACGCCCAGACCGggctgggagagagacaagCCCCGGTCCTGCTAA
- the LOC139933277 gene encoding BLOC-1-related complex subunit 7 encodes MAMASAESQPRFGQSVKGLLSDKVGSCSGDVIALTRQVLKGSRSQELLGQAARNMVIQEDAILHSEDSLRKMSIITTHLQYQQEAIQKNVEHSKNLQDQLRHLLK; translated from the exons ATGGCAATGGCTTCGGCGGAGTCTCAACCGCGATTTGGCCAGTCTGTCAAAGGTTTATTGTCCGATAAAGTCGGCTCTTGCAGCGGGGATGTGATCGCACTTACCCGCCAAGTGCTGAAGGGATCACGGAGCCAGGAG CTTCTTGGTCAAGCAGCCAGAAATATGGTTATTCAGGAGGACGCCATTCTGCACTCTGAGGAT AGTCTGAGAAAGATGTCCATTATCACCACCCATTTACAATATCA ACAAGAGGCCATCCAGAAGAA TGTGGAACACTCCAAAAACCTCCAGGATCAACTGAGACACTTGCTGAAATGA
- the wbp1la gene encoding WW domain binding protein 1-like a: MGLLKFNVGRDNPTTAATVAETKLVCQGANNQSYICESGHCCGETQCCSYYYELWWFWLVWTLIIILTCCCVCQHRRSKQRFQQQRRQNEINLIAYREAHNNTQLPLYLRFLPDYLLPAYEEVVDRPATPPPPYSPLQSAAPPADPPEGPPMPRPRPADGDLPGGDALLPAAPEATQTQLHSASHPNNKDSATGRYRRFTGDSGIEVCDGQELWDQQGFLGREEEEEEGVEEVEDPCDRCGPHTVEHTHITDADTRENTDRHTALDTDPQSLR, translated from the exons ATGGGTTTACTGAAGTTCAACGTTGGACGAGATAATCCAACGACAGCGGCCACAGTCGCAGAG ACTAAGCTGGTGTGCCAGGGGGCCAACAACCAGAGCTACATATGTGAGTCAGGTCACTGCTGTGGAGAGACGCAGTGCTGCAGCTACTACTATGAACTGTGGT GGTTTTGGCTGGTGTGGACTCTGATCATTATCCTgacatgctgctgtgtgtgtcagcaccGGCGCTCCAAGCAGCGCTTCCAGCAGCAGCGTCGGCAGAACGAGATCAACCTCATCGCCTACAGGGAGGCCCACAACAACACCCAGCTCCCCCTCTATCTCA GATTCCTACCCGACTACCTGCTGCCAGCCTATGAGGAGGTAGTGGACCGCCCAGccacgcctcctcctccctacagCCCCCTCCAGTCTGCAGCTCCGCCCGCCGACCCCCCGGAAGGCCCCCCGATGCCTCGCCCCCGCCCGGCCGACGGCGACCTCCCCGGCGGCGACGCCCTGCTCCCCGCGGCTCCTGAGGCCACCCAGACCCAGCTCCACAGCGCCTCCCACCCCAACAACAAGGACTCGGCGACGGGCAGGTACCGGCGCTTCACGGGCGACTCCGGGATCGAAGTGTGCGACGGCCAGGAGCTGTGGGATCAGCAAGGCTTTctgggaagggaggaggaggaggaggagggggtggaggaggtggaggaccCGTGTGATCGCTGTGGTCCCCACACTGTCGAACACACCCATATTACAGACGCAGACACCCGTGAAaatacagatagacacacagcTCTGGATACAGATCCACAGTCTCTTAGGTAA